Proteins co-encoded in one Stomoxys calcitrans chromosome 5, idStoCalc2.1, whole genome shotgun sequence genomic window:
- the LOC106085347 gene encoding cuticle protein 38-like, which produces MKFLVCLALFVAAASAGVVAPITTYSAAVPAYTSYAAAPAYTTYAAAAPAYTSSVYSALPAYTSSVYSAAPAYTSSVYSAAPAYTTYAAAPAVAVAPAAYAAPAVYSTLLKKK; this is translated from the exons ATGAAA TTCCTCGTGTGCTTGGCTTTGTTCGTGGCTGCCGCTTCTGCCGGTGTTGTAGCTCCTATTACCACTTATAGTGCGGCTGTACCAGCATACACCTCATATGCTGCTGCTCCTGCATACACCACATATGCTGCAGCTGCTCCCGCCTACACATCATCGGTATATAGCGCACTGCCCGCTTACACTTCATCGGTGTACAGTGCAGCCCCCGCCTATACCTCCTCTGTGTACAGTGCTGCGCCTGCCTACACCACATATGCAGCTGCTCCAGCCGTAGCAGTAGCACCTGCCGCTTACGCCGCCCCTGCTGTTTACTCCACTCTGTTGAAGAAGAAGTAA